One window of Aliarcobacter lanthieri genomic DNA carries:
- a CDS encoding TonB-dependent siderophore receptor yields the protein MNKLTRTILSPAVALLIYSSALADDISYSLEKQSLKDAIEKISKKVNKPFIANSEILDGKTANAIKNIIGTQNALDEVLKNSGLEAVIEDGAIIIKPISSVKVINGTYILDDVSVKESSLNTTEGTGSYTTGRMSSATKLNLSMRDTPQSVSVMTRQQIEDFGYTTLDDAMKNMTGIVLEKGYNAGDSASFRARGFEISNIMLDGIPTSTEANGTYNANNDSLDIYDRVEVVRGATGLTTGTGTPSATVNLVRKKPTKETKGNANISYGSYNNYRGAFDIGGALNENKTLRARTVITAQDTNMFYDTAEHKNYQFYSVIEADINDNLQATLGFHYRKVDNTGGYAYLPTNEDGSFLNVNKKTNLSNDFDYWKQTDKTVFSELEYNFNNDWKIKLAGNWKRPEQDMLFSTLSRHSGDLYQGTQRYKLDNKQDSYDLSLNGPYSLFGRNHELMFGADYRKFENRNWGGWSDYEWTSNGPLVDPYHWNSSIVSKPNIDMNKWKYEFDITQKSTYLATRLNLTDSLNFILGTRLSWYENENVRTKSTYKATAEVVPYAGIVYDLDENHSIYTSWTEIFQPQSSKDKNGELLKPITGTNYEAGIKGEYFDGALNANISTFLIKQENRAVNDLDGPNPCPGTTSGFCKRASGEVESKGFETEISGAITDNWQLIAGYTYLKTEYTKDSDKSNIGKNFDFTLPKHQFKLSTTYRLPSDFNKWIIGANIYAQNNIKSNDFDKIKQGGYYTVGVNTKYQYSKNLDFLLNVYNLFDREYYQSLGWDAGGNAIGSPRAFLFSMNMKF from the coding sequence ATGAATAAACTTACAAGAACAATATTAAGTCCAGCAGTTGCTTTACTTATATATTCAAGTGCTTTGGCAGATGATATTTCATACTCACTAGAGAAGCAATCTTTAAAAGATGCTATTGAAAAAATATCAAAAAAAGTAAATAAACCATTTATTGCAAATAGTGAAATATTAGATGGTAAAACAGCAAATGCTATCAAAAATATAATAGGTACACAAAATGCTTTAGACGAAGTACTAAAAAATAGTGGATTAGAAGCTGTAATTGAAGATGGTGCAATTATTATAAAACCTATATCTTCAGTAAAAGTAATAAATGGAACATATATACTTGATGATGTTTCAGTAAAAGAATCTTCTTTGAATACAACTGAGGGGACAGGTTCTTATACAACAGGAAGGATGAGTAGTGCAACTAAATTAAATTTATCAATGAGAGATACACCCCAATCAGTTAGTGTTATGACAAGACAGCAAATAGAAGATTTTGGTTATACAACTCTTGATGATGCTATGAAAAATATGACTGGAATTGTATTAGAAAAAGGTTATAACGCAGGAGATTCTGCAAGTTTTAGGGCTAGAGGATTTGAAATATCAAATATTATGTTAGATGGTATACCTACTAGTACAGAAGCAAATGGAACTTATAACGCTAATAATGATTCTTTAGATATATATGATAGAGTTGAAGTAGTACGCGGAGCAACTGGGCTTACAACTGGTACTGGAACACCTTCTGCAACAGTAAATTTAGTTAGAAAAAAACCAACAAAAGAAACAAAAGGAAATGCAAATATAAGTTATGGTAGTTACAATAACTATAGAGGTGCTTTTGATATTGGTGGAGCATTAAATGAAAATAAAACATTGAGAGCTAGAACAGTTATAACAGCTCAAGATACAAATATGTTTTATGATACTGCAGAACATAAAAATTATCAATTTTATAGTGTTATAGAAGCTGATATAAATGATAATCTTCAAGCAACTTTAGGATTTCATTATAGAAAAGTTGATAATACTGGTGGTTATGCATATTTACCTACAAATGAAGATGGAAGCTTTTTAAATGTAAATAAGAAAACTAACCTATCTAATGACTTCGATTATTGGAAACAAACAGATAAAACAGTTTTTTCAGAATTAGAATATAATTTTAATAATGATTGGAAAATAAAATTAGCAGGAAATTGGAAAAGACCAGAACAAGATATGCTATTTTCTACTTTGAGTAGACATTCTGGTGATTTGTATCAAGGTACACAAAGATATAAGCTTGATAATAAACAAGATTCTTATGATTTATCATTAAATGGACCATATTCATTATTTGGAAGAAATCATGAGTTAATGTTTGGTGCTGATTATAGAAAGTTTGAAAATAGGAATTGGGGAGGTTGGTCTGATTATGAATGGACAAGTAACGGTCCTTTAGTTGATCCTTATCATTGGAATTCTTCAATTGTATCAAAACCAAATATTGATATGAATAAATGGAAATATGAATTTGATATTACTCAAAAAAGTACATATTTAGCAACTCGTTTAAATTTAACTGATTCTTTAAATTTTATTTTAGGAACAAGATTAAGTTGGTATGAAAATGAAAATGTAAGAACAAAAAGTACATATAAAGCAACAGCAGAAGTTGTTCCTTATGCAGGGATAGTTTACGATTTAGATGAAAATCATTCTATCTATACAAGTTGGACAGAAATTTTTCAGCCACAAAGTAGTAAAGATAAAAATGGTGAATTATTAAAACCAATTACTGGAACAAATTATGAAGCTGGTATAAAAGGTGAATATTTTGATGGGGCATTAAATGCAAATATATCAACATTCTTAATAAAACAAGAAAATAGAGCAGTAAATGATTTAGATGGACCAAATCCTTGTCCTGGAACTACTAGTGGTTTTTGTAAAAGAGCATCAGGAGAAGTTGAAAGTAAAGGATTTGAAACAGAAATTAGTGGAGCAATTACTGATAACTGGCAACTAATTGCAGGATATACTTACTTAAAAACAGAATATACAAAAGATTCTGATAAAAGTAATATAGGTAAAAATTTTGATTTTACTTTACCAAAACATCAATTTAAACTATCAACTACATATAGATTACCTTCTGATTTCAATAAATGGATAATTGGAGCAAATATTTATGCTCAAAATAATATAAAATCTAATGATTTTGATAAGATAAAGCAAGGTGGATATTATACTGTTGGAGTTAATACAAAGTATCAATATAGTAAAAATCTTGATTTTTTATTAAATGTATATAATTTATTTGATAGAGAATATTATCAATCTTTAGGATGGGATGCAGGTGGAAATGCAATAGGTTCTCCTAGAGCATTTTTATTTTCTATGAATATGAAGTTTTAA
- a CDS encoding FecR family protein has product MNTEVKIKEEATFWVMCEKEGFCENQKQEFQNWLLKDEIHQKTFNRIKFIHNISKSISDDNSKYLSQKVHKKISKDKFLKKIKSFTTLAASLIILCFFSLKIYDENFKVEFSKTLVTDTKGIKLELPDGSNIFLDAKTNLEIEFYNGKRFVNLVNGRVMFEVAKDETRPFIIKSDDISIEVVGTKFEVIHKEDITTINVEDGKVKTYYSKYLFDKQNQAILTKAQSLSYKNDIGAISQIKDIEIEKIALWINNKIFLDKTKLKDAIEEFSKYNDVLVNYSSKDIENYLITGEFSSTQLDIFLKTITKIYPLKVDKKDKELNISKRN; this is encoded by the coding sequence GTGAATACAGAAGTTAAAATCAAAGAAGAAGCTACATTCTGGGTAATGTGTGAAAAAGAGGGCTTCTGTGAAAATCAAAAACAAGAGTTTCAAAATTGGCTTTTGAAAGATGAAATTCACCAAAAAACTTTTAATAGAATAAAATTTATACATAATATATCAAAATCTATATCAGATGATAATTCAAAATATTTAAGTCAAAAAGTACACAAAAAAATAAGTAAAGATAAATTTTTGAAGAAGATAAAATCATTTACAACTTTAGCTGCTAGTTTAATAATATTGTGTTTCTTTTCACTTAAAATATATGATGAGAATTTTAAAGTAGAATTTTCAAAAACTCTTGTAACAGATACTAAAGGTATAAAATTAGAGCTCCCTGATGGTTCTAATATATTTTTAGATGCAAAAACAAACTTAGAGATAGAATTTTATAATGGAAAAAGATTTGTAAATCTAGTAAATGGAAGAGTTATGTTTGAAGTAGCAAAAGATGAAACTAGACCATTTATTATAAAAAGTGACGATATAAGTATAGAAGTAGTTGGAACAAAATTTGAAGTTATACATAAAGAAGATATAACAACAATTAATGTAGAAGATGGAAAAGTAAAAACTTACTATTCTAAATATCTTTTTGATAAACAAAATCAAGCTATTTTAACAAAAGCTCAAAGTTTGAGTTATAAAAATGATATAGGAGCAATAAGTCAAATAAAAGATATTGAAATAGAAAAAATAGCTCTTTGGATAAATAATAAAATATTTTTAGATAAAACAAAATTGAAAGATGCTATCGAAGAATTCTCAAAATATAATGATGTTTTAGTAAATTATTCATCAAAAGATATAGAGAATTATCTTATTACTGGGGAATTTTCATCAACTCAATTAGATATATTTTTAAAAACTATTACAAAAATATATCCATTGAAAGTAGATAAAAAAGATAAAGAGTTAAATATTTCAAAGAGAAACTAA
- a CDS encoding agmatinase family protein — translation MKYRSLKEEINILELGLPPKKNDGFLGGRLDPKEASLVLIPVPWEVTVSFADGTAKAPDNIRTASHQLDLETYHYIKPYTAGIAMFETDKYVLKLSNKTRKKALKVIEALEAGENCKKELKYVNEVSKAINSNVYEASLKRLKRGKFVAVVGGDHSCPLGLIKAINDTSSEDFGILHVDAHHDLREAYEGFTYSHASIFYNVLKECEKVSKLVQVGIRDYSKEEAQRMLDLGEKGACLYDTHMQSQLASGKSLEDVFMPYIEQLPQNVYLSIDIDGLEPLNCPNTGTPVPGGLRYGELEHLIFMVVKSGRNILGFDLCEVGDSENGWDANVGARVLYQLCGALLASQGKIEFK, via the coding sequence ATGAAATATAGAAGTTTAAAAGAAGAGATAAATATTTTAGAACTTGGACTTCCTCCAAAAAAAAATGATGGTTTTTTAGGTGGAAGATTAGATCCAAAAGAAGCTAGTTTAGTTTTAATACCTGTTCCATGGGAAGTTACAGTTTCATTTGCAGATGGAACAGCGAAAGCACCTGATAATATAAGAACTGCAAGTCATCAGTTAGATTTAGAAACTTATCACTATATAAAACCTTATACAGCAGGTATCGCTATGTTTGAAACAGATAAATATGTTTTAAAACTTAGTAATAAAACTAGAAAAAAAGCCTTAAAAGTTATAGAAGCTCTTGAAGCTGGGGAAAATTGTAAAAAAGAGTTAAAATACGTAAATGAAGTTTCAAAAGCAATCAATAGTAATGTTTATGAAGCATCTTTAAAAAGATTAAAAAGAGGTAAATTTGTAGCTGTTGTTGGAGGTGATCACTCATGTCCATTAGGTCTTATCAAAGCTATAAATGATACTTCAAGTGAAGATTTTGGAATACTTCATGTTGATGCTCATCACGATTTAAGAGAAGCTTACGAAGGGTTTACTTATTCTCATGCTTCTATTTTTTATAATGTTTTAAAAGAGTGTGAAAAAGTATCAAAACTTGTACAAGTAGGAATTAGAGATTATAGTAAAGAAGAAGCACAAAGAATGTTAGATTTAGGTGAAAAAGGAGCTTGTTTATATGATACACATATGCAAAGCCAACTAGCATCAGGTAAATCACTAGAAGATGTTTTTATGCCTTATATAGAGCAACTTCCACAAAATGTTTATTTATCAATAGATATTGATGGTTTAGAGCCACTAAACTGTCCAAATACAGGGACACCTGTTCCAGGTGGGTTAAGATATGGAGAACTTGAACATCTAATATTTATGGTTGTAAAAAGTGGAAGAAATATCTTAGGTTTTGACTTATGTGAAGTTGGTGATAGTGAAAATGGTTGGGATGCAAATGTAGGAGCTAGAGTTCTTTATCAACTTTGTGGAGCACTATTAGCAAGTCAAGGGAAAATAGAATTTAAATAA
- a CDS encoding RNA polymerase sigma factor produces MLKYYDELLYFSFKLVGDKEKAKDVIQEAYIRFLEIKDKYEINNERAYLYKITKNIVVQEALENNKLQSTIYEENLHFIPDYEQPEEIIIQEDQEKIFMQIIEELPQRAKEAYILYTIDGYTRKEIASIMDTTSNSVEKLIKRATLKIEEELQKRGF; encoded by the coding sequence ATGCTGAAATATTATGATGAACTTTTATATTTCTCTTTTAAGTTAGTCGGTGATAAAGAAAAAGCTAAAGATGTAATACAAGAAGCTTATATTAGATTTCTTGAAATAAAAGATAAATATGAGATAAACAATGAAAGAGCATATTTATATAAAATCACAAAAAATATAGTTGTGCAAGAAGCTTTAGAAAACAACAAATTACAAAGTACAATTTATGAAGAGAATTTACATTTTATTCCAGATTATGAACAACCTGAAGAAATCATAATTCAAGAAGATCAAGAAAAAATATTTATGCAAATCATAGAAGAATTGCCACAAAGAGCAAAAGAAGCATATATTTTATATACAATTGATGGTTACACTAGAAAAGAGATAGCTTCTATAATGGATACTACATCAAATTCAGTTGAAAAGCTTATAAAAAGGGCAACTTTAAAAATAGAAGAAGAATTACAAAAGAGAGGATTTTAA